A stretch of Lysobacter sp. K5869 DNA encodes these proteins:
- a CDS encoding TonB-dependent receptor, with amino-acid sequence MHRRLSLLSNAVLLALAAISAPAAEAASAALAADAPAEAERANPTNLDTLIVTGTRVSDRTVAESTAPIDIITPQTLEATGTVELATALARALPSLNFPRPAITDATDAVRPAQLRGLAPDQVLVLVNGKRRHTTALINLNDSIGRGSSPVDLNAIPIAAIERVEVLRDGASAQYGSDAIAGVVNIVLKGAGEGGSVAARYGQYSAGDGEQYQLSGDAGFKLGEDGSVHLAAQGGHSDNTNRARPYLGPVTPTSNPKGRVVHRYGDPEIDQAAFAYNAQYQAAEGVEFYSFGTASRRRAISNGYYRAPGNPNNILSVYPDGFLPQIDNVSKDRAFVAGLRGKTAGGWNLDLSYNYGQNQLDFDVRHSLNRTLGVSSPRSFYIGSLETTQNVLNADFNKAFDVGWLKYPLTVAFGAEWRGEKFNQSAGEPASYIAGPEPGAPGAQVFPGFTPSDASHRDRHSYSFYADLETDVTDQLSLGAAARYESYSDFGETTSGKLSARYAFNDKVALRGTVSTGFRAPSLQQQFYQSTQTVIVLGDPNPFQVRTFAVDDPAAVALGAEPLKAEESTNIGLGLVLQPVEGLYVTVDAYQIDIDDRIILSENLRGPAVANFLAARGYPGINGGRYFTNAVDTRTRGLDIVGSYTFELAGGALDLTAGYNRNKTTLERIAPNPPELTAGGLNLQRIGRVEQGRITQGAPRDKFFVGGSWKRDGWRFDATATRYGEFHTFNDDPSGIRDQTFSAKWTLDLAATYAVDGWEFTVGGDNVLNEYPDEAIYANSESGQLPYSSYAPFGFNGAFAYAKVGYKW; translated from the coding sequence ATGCACCGCCGTCTGTCCTTGCTCAGCAACGCCGTTTTACTCGCCCTCGCCGCCATCTCCGCCCCGGCGGCCGAGGCCGCCTCCGCCGCGCTCGCCGCCGACGCGCCGGCCGAGGCCGAACGCGCCAATCCGACCAACCTCGACACCCTGATCGTCACCGGCACGCGCGTCTCCGACCGCACCGTGGCCGAGTCCACCGCGCCCATCGACATCATCACCCCGCAGACGCTGGAGGCCACCGGCACCGTCGAACTGGCGACCGCGCTGGCCCGCGCCCTGCCCTCGCTGAACTTCCCGCGCCCGGCGATCACCGACGCCACCGACGCGGTGCGCCCGGCGCAGTTGCGCGGCCTCGCCCCCGACCAAGTGCTGGTGCTGGTCAACGGCAAGCGCCGCCATACCACCGCGCTGATCAACCTCAACGACAGCATCGGCCGCGGTTCCTCGCCGGTCGATCTCAACGCGATCCCCATCGCCGCGATCGAGCGGGTGGAAGTGCTGCGCGACGGCGCCTCGGCGCAGTACGGCTCCGACGCCATCGCCGGCGTGGTCAACATCGTGCTCAAGGGCGCGGGCGAAGGCGGCTCGGTCGCCGCGCGCTACGGCCAGTACAGCGCCGGCGACGGCGAGCAGTACCAGCTCTCCGGCGACGCCGGCTTCAAGCTCGGCGAGGACGGCAGCGTGCATCTGGCCGCGCAGGGCGGCCACAGCGACAACACCAACCGCGCCCGCCCCTACCTCGGCCCGGTCACGCCGACCAGCAATCCGAAGGGCCGCGTCGTGCACCGCTACGGCGACCCGGAAATCGATCAGGCCGCGTTCGCCTACAACGCGCAGTATCAGGCGGCCGAGGGCGTGGAGTTCTATTCCTTCGGCACCGCCAGCCGCCGCCGCGCGATTTCCAACGGCTATTACCGCGCGCCGGGCAACCCCAACAATATTCTCTCGGTCTACCCCGACGGCTTCCTGCCGCAGATCGACAACGTCAGCAAGGACCGCGCCTTCGTCGCCGGCCTGCGCGGCAAGACCGCCGGCGGCTGGAACCTCGACCTGAGCTACAACTACGGCCAGAACCAGCTCGACTTCGACGTGCGCCACAGCCTCAACCGCACCCTCGGTGTCTCCTCGCCGCGCAGCTTCTACATCGGCTCGCTGGAAACCACCCAGAACGTGCTCAACGCCGATTTCAACAAGGCCTTCGACGTGGGTTGGCTGAAGTACCCGCTGACGGTGGCCTTCGGCGCGGAATGGCGCGGCGAGAAGTTCAACCAGAGCGCGGGCGAACCGGCGTCCTACATCGCCGGCCCCGAACCCGGCGCGCCGGGCGCGCAGGTGTTCCCGGGCTTCACGCCGTCCGACGCCAGCCATCGCGACCGCCACAGCTATTCGTTCTACGCCGACTTGGAAACCGACGTGACCGACCAGCTCTCGCTCGGCGCGGCCGCACGTTACGAGAGCTACAGCGATTTCGGCGAAACCACGTCGGGCAAGCTGTCGGCGCGCTACGCCTTCAACGACAAGGTGGCGCTGCGCGGCACGGTCTCGACCGGCTTCCGCGCGCCGTCGCTGCAGCAGCAGTTCTATCAATCCACGCAGACGGTGATTGTGCTCGGCGATCCCAATCCGTTCCAGGTCCGCACCTTCGCCGTGGACGATCCGGCCGCGGTCGCGCTCGGCGCCGAACCGCTGAAGGCCGAGGAATCGACCAACATCGGCCTGGGCTTGGTGCTGCAGCCGGTCGAAGGCTTGTACGTCACCGTCGACGCGTACCAGATCGACATCGACGACCGCATCATCCTCTCGGAAAACCTGCGCGGCCCGGCGGTGGCGAACTTCCTCGCCGCGCGCGGCTATCCGGGCATCAACGGCGGCCGTTATTTCACCAACGCGGTCGACACCCGCACCCGCGGCCTCGACATCGTCGGCAGCTACACATTCGAACTGGCGGGCGGCGCGCTCGACCTCACCGCCGGCTACAACCGCAACAAGACCACGCTGGAGCGGATCGCGCCGAACCCGCCGGAGCTGACCGCCGGCGGCCTCAACCTGCAACGCATCGGCCGGGTCGAACAAGGCCGCATCACCCAGGGCGCGCCGCGCGACAAGTTCTTCGTCGGCGGCAGCTGGAAGCGCGACGGCTGGCGCTTCGACGCCACCGCCACGCGTTACGGCGAATTCCACACCTTCAACGACGACCCCAGCGGCATCCGCGATCAAACCTTCTCGGCGAAGTGGACGCTGGATCTGGCCGCGACTTACGCGGTGGACGGCTGGGAATTCACCGTCGGCGGCGACAACGTGCTCAACGAGTACCCGGACGAAGCGATCTACGCCAACAGCGAGAGCGGGCAGTTGCCGTACAGCAGCTACGCGCCGTTCGGGTTCAACGGCGCGTTCGCGTATGCGAAGGTCGGGTACAAGTGGTGA
- a CDS encoding cation:proton antiporter: protein MSRELIYLLLIFGLLVVPRALQRYKIPAPLTCLLFGIVAMLAWGDKSHDTVVAMLATLGISSLFLFAGLEVELSALRKGLWPLVAHLLIRTATLVGVGWLAWRYAGMGWQAAGLLALALLTPSTGFILDSLARLGLDEEERFWVTSKAIAGELLALVALFVVLQASDPVRMALSSGALIAMLVGLPLVFVALGRWVAPHAPGSEFSLLVMVGMIAAFATAKLGVYYLVGAFVAGLIARLLRERMPRLASDENLHAVRLFASFFVPFYFFNAGTKVPSGALSFEALGLGLLLTAVVLPLRIGVIWLQRRALFGERHGSSLRVSVALAPTLIFTLVLAGILRDRFALPDAWFGALLLYATLTTALPSLVFRAPFDVDPAEDHGPRHPDDAGDRRRREAAAGTARPEPEPTAVPAAAARPVAARPDPHPPGG, encoded by the coding sequence ATGAGCCGCGAACTGATCTATCTGCTGCTGATCTTCGGCCTGCTGGTCGTCCCGCGCGCGCTGCAGCGCTACAAGATTCCCGCGCCGCTGACCTGTCTGCTGTTCGGCATCGTGGCGATGCTGGCCTGGGGCGACAAGTCGCACGACACCGTGGTGGCGATGCTGGCCACGCTCGGCATTTCCTCGCTGTTCCTGTTCGCCGGGCTGGAAGTGGAGCTCAGCGCGCTGCGCAAGGGGCTGTGGCCGTTGGTCGCGCATTTGCTGATCCGCACCGCGACTTTGGTCGGCGTCGGCTGGCTGGCATGGCGCTACGCCGGCATGGGTTGGCAGGCCGCGGGTTTGCTGGCGCTGGCGCTGCTGACGCCGTCCACCGGCTTCATCCTCGACAGTCTGGCGCGGCTGGGCTTGGACGAGGAAGAACGTTTCTGGGTCACCAGCAAGGCCATCGCCGGCGAATTGCTGGCGCTGGTGGCGCTGTTCGTGGTCTTGCAAGCCAGCGACCCGGTGCGCATGGCGCTGTCCTCGGGCGCGTTGATCGCGATGCTGGTCGGTTTGCCGCTGGTGTTCGTCGCGCTCGGGCGCTGGGTCGCGCCGCATGCGCCGGGCTCGGAGTTTTCGCTGTTGGTGATGGTCGGCATGATCGCCGCGTTCGCCACCGCCAAGCTCGGCGTGTATTACCTGGTCGGCGCGTTCGTCGCCGGTTTGATCGCGCGCTTGTTGCGCGAACGCATGCCGCGTCTGGCCTCGGACGAGAACCTGCACGCGGTGCGGCTGTTCGCTTCGTTCTTCGTTCCGTTCTATTTCTTCAACGCCGGCACCAAGGTGCCCAGCGGCGCGCTGAGCTTCGAGGCGCTGGGCCTGGGGCTGTTGCTGACGGCGGTGGTGCTGCCGCTGCGGATCGGGGTGATCTGGCTGCAGCGGCGCGCGCTGTTCGGCGAGAGGCACGGCTCCAGCCTGCGCGTGTCGGTGGCGCTGGCGCCGACGCTGATCTTCACCCTGGTCCTGGCCGGCATCCTGCGCGACCGCTTCGCCTTGCCGGATGCGTGGTTCGGCGCGCTGCTGCTGTACGCGACGCTGACCACGGCGCTGCCGTCGCTGGTGTTCCGCGCGCCGTTCGATGTCGATCCGGCCGAGGACCACGGCCCGCGCCACCCCGACGACGCCGGCGACCGCCGCCGCCGCGAGGCCGCGGCCGGGACCGCGCGGCCCGAGCCGGAGCCCACCGCGGTGCCGGCGGCCGCGGCGCGGCCGGTTGCGGCGCGGCCCGATCCGCACCCGCCGGGCGGCTGA
- a CDS encoding ATP-binding cassette domain-containing protein has product MISFRDFAMRRGERLLLSNVDLTLHTGWRVGVIGRNGTGKSSLFAAIQGEVEADRGDIDVPNRVRIASVAQETPALSDPALDFVLSGDANVYKVIVAEREAVEREDWEAVAEAHHQLEELGGYDATARAGKLLHGLGFSADTHERAVKEFSGGWRVRLNLARALMTPSDLLLLDEPTNHLDLDAVLWLEQWLLKYPGTLLLISHDREFLDEVTTHTLHLHDGKAKLYTGDYTAFERQRAEHLRLQQITHEKQMAERAHLQSFIDRFSASAAKAKQAQSRVKRLAKMVGTEAVRVERAMRIEFPAPAKLPHALLRVVHADCGYGEHVVLDDVSFILEAGDRIALLGPNGAGKSTLVKSLVGELELLSGERGGHPDLRIGYFAQHTVESLHAGVSPIDHLAEIAPGVPTQQLRDFLGKWNFPGDRAFESVDGFSGGERARLALAMIAWRKPNVLLLDEPTNHLDLDVREALAEALSDFPGAIVLVSHDRHLIGLVCETFVRVADGVAQAFDGDLDAYAVWLRTRDNSNDGKGAAAVKVAAAANTAAAAKPAPAGKGGRKINPVKLAEAEKRVAELESKLHTLDMDLADPTRYAGGGDNAAELAKQREQVAGELEKAEAAWMALYDGA; this is encoded by the coding sequence ATGATTTCTTTCCGTGATTTCGCCATGCGGCGCGGCGAACGCCTGCTGCTGTCCAACGTAGACCTGACCCTGCACACCGGCTGGCGGGTCGGCGTGATCGGCCGCAACGGCACCGGCAAGTCCTCGCTGTTCGCGGCGATCCAGGGCGAAGTCGAGGCCGACCGCGGCGACATCGACGTGCCCAACCGGGTGCGCATCGCCAGCGTGGCCCAGGAAACTCCGGCCTTGTCGGACCCGGCGCTGGACTTCGTCCTGTCCGGCGACGCCAACGTCTACAAGGTCATCGTCGCCGAACGCGAGGCGGTCGAGCGCGAGGACTGGGAGGCGGTCGCCGAGGCCCATCATCAGCTCGAAGAGCTCGGCGGCTACGACGCCACCGCGCGCGCCGGCAAGCTGCTGCATGGCCTGGGCTTCAGCGCCGACACCCACGAACGCGCGGTCAAGGAATTCTCCGGCGGCTGGCGCGTGCGCCTGAATCTGGCGCGCGCCCTGATGACGCCGTCGGACCTGCTGCTGCTCGACGAGCCGACCAACCACTTGGACCTCGACGCGGTGCTGTGGCTGGAGCAATGGCTGCTCAAGTACCCGGGCACCTTGCTGCTGATCTCGCACGACCGCGAGTTCCTCGACGAAGTCACCACCCACACCCTGCATCTGCACGACGGCAAGGCCAAGCTCTACACCGGCGACTACACCGCCTTCGAGCGCCAGCGCGCCGAGCACCTGCGCCTGCAGCAGATCACCCACGAAAAGCAGATGGCCGAGCGCGCCCATCTGCAGAGCTTCATCGACCGCTTCAGCGCCAGCGCGGCCAAGGCCAAGCAGGCGCAGTCGCGGGTCAAGCGCTTGGCCAAGATGGTCGGCACCGAAGCGGTGCGGGTCGAACGCGCGATGCGGATCGAGTTCCCGGCGCCGGCCAAGTTGCCGCACGCGTTGTTGCGCGTGGTGCATGCCGATTGCGGTTACGGCGAGCACGTGGTGCTGGACGATGTCAGCTTCATCCTCGAAGCCGGCGACCGCATCGCCTTGCTCGGCCCCAACGGCGCCGGCAAATCGACCCTGGTCAAATCGCTGGTCGGTGAGCTGGAGCTGCTGAGCGGCGAACGCGGCGGCCACCCGGATCTGCGCATCGGCTACTTCGCCCAGCACACGGTCGAGTCGCTGCATGCCGGCGTGAGCCCGATCGACCATCTGGCCGAAATCGCTCCGGGCGTGCCGACCCAGCAATTGCGCGATTTTCTCGGCAAGTGGAATTTCCCCGGCGACCGCGCGTTCGAATCGGTCGACGGCTTCTCCGGCGGCGAACGCGCGCGTCTGGCCCTGGCGATGATCGCCTGGCGCAAGCCGAACGTGCTGCTGCTCGACGAACCGACCAACCACTTGGACCTGGACGTGCGCGAGGCGTTGGCCGAAGCGCTGTCGGACTTCCCCGGCGCGATCGTGCTGGTCTCGCACGACCGTCACCTGATCGGTCTGGTCTGCGAAACCTTCGTGCGCGTGGCCGACGGCGTCGCCCAGGCGTTCGACGGCGACCTCGACGCTTACGCGGTGTGGCTGCGCACCCGCGACAACAGCAACGACGGCAAGGGCGCGGCGGCGGTCAAGGTCGCCGCGGCGGCCAACACGGCGGCCGCGGCCAAGCCGGCGCCGGCGGGCAAGGGCGGACGCAAGATCAATCCGGTCAAGCTGGCCGAGGCCGAGAAGCGGGTCGCCGAGCTGGAATCCAAGCTGCACACGCTGGACATGGACCTGGCCGATCCGACCCGCTACGCCGGCGGCGGCGACAACGCCGCCGAACTGGCCAAGCAGCGCGAGCAAGTCGCGGGCGAGCTGGAAAAGGCCGAGGCCGCCTGGATGGCGCTGTACGACGGCGCCTGA
- a CDS encoding AraC family transcriptional regulator: protein MPPVKLSPAVATAGEASGFDAAAAEPSAVESPAIEARADDAPARAAPVVDSLAAAISAADAPIVAPAPDSGRTVAAPARGALKPGTRDAHLRRIQRAVALIEQAIARGEEPPELSRLAEAAAFSPFHFHRVYRAMTGETTGQTVARLRLLQGLRLLADDGRSVTDAALAVGYQTPQAFTRALRQGVGGTPSELRAEPERLWREIDRLAQPPEPQDGFAAPLRVEVVSVEPFQVAALRVTGAYPEQNQGYGRLFGWAAQNGLLDSLRGLYGVPLHDRRDVPPHACAFDCMLALGAPFADDAGEGIRLQVLGGGRYARVRLIGAFDGLEALTDALLARWLPDSGESLRDAPLFHEYLDDPDETPEAVLRTDVYLPLA, encoded by the coding sequence ATGCCCCCCGTCAAGCTATCGCCCGCCGTGGCGACCGCCGGCGAAGCGTCCGGTTTCGATGCCGCCGCCGCCGAGCCGTCGGCGGTCGAATCGCCCGCGATCGAGGCCCGCGCCGACGACGCGCCCGCCCGCGCGGCGCCCGTCGTCGATTCGCTCGCGGCCGCGATCTCCGCCGCCGACGCGCCCATCGTCGCTCCCGCGCCCGATTCGGGCCGCACCGTCGCCGCGCCCGCGCGCGGCGCGCTCAAGCCCGGCACCCGCGACGCCCACCTGCGCCGGATCCAGCGCGCGGTGGCGTTGATCGAGCAGGCCATCGCCCGCGGCGAAGAGCCGCCGGAACTGAGCCGGCTGGCCGAGGCGGCGGCGTTCTCGCCGTTCCATTTCCACCGCGTGTATCGCGCGATGACCGGCGAAACCACCGGCCAGACCGTGGCGCGGCTGCGCTTGCTGCAAGGCTTGCGCTTGCTCGCCGACGACGGACGCAGCGTCACCGACGCCGCGCTCGCGGTCGGCTACCAGACCCCGCAAGCGTTCACCCGCGCGTTGCGCCAAGGCGTCGGCGGCACCCCGAGCGAATTGCGCGCCGAGCCCGAGCGGCTGTGGCGCGAGATCGACCGCCTCGCGCAACCGCCCGAACCGCAGGACGGTTTCGCCGCGCCGCTGCGGGTGGAAGTGGTCAGCGTCGAACCGTTCCAGGTCGCGGCCTTGCGCGTGACCGGCGCGTATCCCGAGCAGAACCAAGGCTATGGGCGGTTGTTCGGCTGGGCGGCGCAGAACGGCCTGCTCGATTCGCTGCGCGGCCTGTACGGCGTGCCGCTGCACGATCGTCGCGATGTGCCGCCGCACGCCTGCGCCTTCGACTGCATGCTGGCGCTCGGCGCGCCCTTCGCCGACGACGCGGGCGAGGGCATCCGCCTGCAAGTGTTGGGCGGCGGACGCTACGCGCGCGTCCGCCTGATCGGCGCCTTCGACGGCCTCGAAGCGCTGACCGACGCCCTGCTCGCGCGCTGGCTGCCCGACAGCGGCGAATCGCTGCGCGATGCGCCGCTGTTCCACGAGTACCTGGACGACCCGGACGAGACGCCGGAAGCGGTGCTGCGCACCGATGTGTATTTGCCGCTGGCGTGA
- a CDS encoding DUF5565 family protein — protein sequence MKKVPTVFLVNYAQGTAVAQVRPGSEWVARGEGTATVKFDGSACLWRDGRLWKRYDRKLDKPAQREIDRDRGRDLGPLHEGLFKTPPEGFEPCEAEPDPVTYHWPGWVPVSQDKPEDRWHVEALAQAEEPLQEAATYELVGPALAKNPYGLERHELWRHGRETVALADRSFEGLRAYLQAHEIEGLVFHHADGRMAKVRRKDFGLFWVQDDTRKPHRSGG from the coding sequence ATGAAAAAAGTCCCTACCGTGTTCCTCGTGAACTACGCCCAGGGCACGGCGGTCGCGCAGGTCCGTCCCGGCTCGGAATGGGTGGCGCGCGGCGAGGGCACGGCAACCGTGAAGTTCGACGGTTCGGCCTGCCTGTGGCGCGACGGCCGCCTGTGGAAGCGTTACGACCGCAAGCTCGACAAACCCGCCCAGCGCGAGATCGACCGCGACCGCGGCCGCGACCTGGGGCCGCTGCACGAAGGTTTGTTCAAGACTCCGCCCGAGGGCTTCGAGCCTTGCGAAGCCGAGCCCGATCCGGTGACTTATCACTGGCCGGGCTGGGTTCCGGTATCTCAGGACAAGCCCGAGGACCGCTGGCACGTCGAAGCGCTGGCGCAGGCGGAAGAGCCGTTGCAAGAGGCGGCGACCTACGAATTGGTCGGCCCCGCGCTGGCGAAAAATCCGTACGGACTGGAACGACACGAACTTTGGCGCCACGGCCGCGAAACGGTGGCGCTGGCGGATCGTTCGTTCGAGGGCTTGCGCGCGTATCTGCAGGCGCACGAGATCGAAGGCTTGGTGTTCCACCACGCTGACGGCCGGATGGCGAAGGTCCGGCGCAAGGACTTCGGTTTGTTTTGGGTCCAAGACGACACTCGTAAGCCGCACCGTTCCGGCGGCTAA
- a CDS encoding YceH family protein, with translation MSDIDPSATDSSAAAAGAEPQLTPIEARVVAVLIEKEATTPDVYPLTLNAIVVACNQKTSRDPVTNLEQGDVAHALRQLEPRGWVKSHHSPRAERYGHRAGTALDATRPQTVLLALLMLRGPQTANELLTRSERMAKFESAGDVQYALERLAQHQPPLVKLLGRQSGQREDRYGHLLCGEPEWTASSSGADPALASPAAQSALTERIAALEAKVAELEARLEAAGA, from the coding sequence ATGAGCGATATCGATCCGTCCGCCACCGATTCCAGCGCAGCCGCCGCCGGCGCCGAGCCGCAACTGACCCCGATCGAAGCGCGCGTGGTCGCGGTGCTGATCGAGAAGGAAGCGACCACGCCCGACGTGTACCCGCTGACCCTCAACGCGATCGTGGTGGCCTGCAATCAGAAGACCTCGCGCGACCCGGTGACCAATCTGGAACAGGGCGACGTGGCGCACGCGCTGCGCCAGTTGGAACCGCGCGGCTGGGTCAAGTCGCACCATTCCCCGCGCGCCGAGCGCTACGGCCACCGCGCCGGCACCGCGCTCGACGCGACCCGCCCGCAGACCGTGCTGCTGGCCCTGCTGATGCTGCGCGGCCCGCAGACCGCCAACGAACTGCTGACCCGCAGCGAGCGCATGGCCAAGTTCGAGTCGGCCGGCGACGTGCAGTACGCGCTGGAGCGCCTGGCCCAGCATCAACCGCCGCTGGTGAAGCTGCTCGGCCGCCAATCCGGGCAGCGCGAAGACCGTTACGGCCACCTGCTGTGCGGCGAACCCGAGTGGACCGCGTCCTCCTCCGGCGCCGATCCGGCGCTGGCGAGCCCGGCGGCGCAATCGGCGCTGACCGAGCGCATCGCGGCGTTGGAGGCGAAGGTGGCGGAGCTCGAAGCGCGCCTGGAAGCCGCCGGCGCCTGA
- a CDS encoding zinc ribbon domain-containing protein, whose protein sequence is MPIYAFQCNACGHHFDRLQKLSDPDPTVCPECGADQVGRQLTAPQFRLAGGGWYETDFKKDGDKKRNLAGEGSTGGTAASKPAEKKADAAPAAPAPAAKPAASGG, encoded by the coding sequence ATGCCCATCTACGCCTTCCAGTGCAATGCCTGCGGCCACCACTTCGACCGCCTGCAGAAGCTCTCCGATCCCGATCCGACCGTTTGCCCCGAGTGCGGGGCCGATCAGGTCGGCCGCCAGCTGACCGCGCCGCAGTTCCGTCTGGCCGGCGGCGGCTGGTACGAAACCGACTTCAAGAAGGACGGCGACAAGAAGCGCAATCTCGCCGGCGAGGGCAGCACCGGCGGGACCGCGGCGAGCAAGCCGGCCGAGAAGAAGGCCGATGCGGCGCCCGCGGCGCCGGCTCCGGCCGCCAAGCCGGCGGCCAGCGGCGGCTGA
- the ybaL gene encoding YbaL family putative K(+) efflux transporter codes for MHHTSLIAILVAGFVLAFIFGMIAQRLRLSPLVGYLIAGVIAGPFTPGFVGDQTLAPQLAEIGVILLMFGVGLHFSLGDLLEVKAIALPGAILQIAVATALGWGMAYYLGWSHGAGLVFGLALSVASTVVLLRALEERRLVETAKGRIAVGWLIVEDLAMVLALVLLPALAGLLKGEAGDASQIWSQLFVTLAKVGAFIAFMLIVGRRVIPWILERVAGTGSRELFTLCVLAIALGVAFGSAELFGVSFALGAFFAGMMLNESEFSHQAANETLPLREAFAVLFFVSVGMLFDPQILLKEPLEVLAVFAIIVIGKSVAAYALVRAFGKPNSTALMISASLAQIGEFSFILAGLGMDLEILPKEGHDLILAGALLSIVVNPLLFAWLDRKNAREAAAAQEARGEDAPPVPADIDNHVILIGYGRVGSELARLLGEHKVPMVVIDGEESLIAKARAAGLPAILGNAVHERVLREAVPERATTAMLAIPQALEAGEIIAKLREINPGLSIVARAHSDNEVKHLIEHGADGAVMAERELAHSLAEMVMAAPVYRGERHLPPSTALV; via the coding sequence ATGCACCACACGTCCCTGATCGCGATCCTGGTAGCCGGCTTCGTCCTGGCCTTCATTTTCGGAATGATCGCTCAACGCCTGCGGCTGTCGCCGCTGGTGGGCTACCTCATCGCCGGCGTCATCGCCGGACCTTTCACGCCCGGCTTCGTCGGCGACCAAACGCTCGCGCCGCAGCTCGCGGAAATCGGCGTCATCTTGCTGATGTTCGGCGTCGGCCTGCACTTCTCGCTGGGCGACCTGCTCGAAGTCAAAGCCATCGCATTACCGGGCGCGATATTGCAGATCGCGGTCGCCACGGCCTTGGGCTGGGGCATGGCGTATTACCTGGGCTGGTCGCACGGCGCCGGCCTGGTGTTCGGTCTGGCGCTGTCGGTGGCCAGTACCGTGGTGCTGTTGCGCGCGCTGGAAGAACGGCGCTTGGTGGAAACGGCGAAAGGTCGCATCGCGGTCGGCTGGCTGATCGTCGAGGATCTGGCGATGGTGCTGGCGCTGGTGCTGCTGCCCGCGCTGGCCGGCCTGCTCAAGGGCGAAGCCGGCGACGCCAGCCAGATCTGGAGCCAGTTGTTCGTCACCCTGGCCAAGGTCGGCGCCTTCATCGCCTTCATGCTGATCGTCGGCCGCCGGGTGATCCCGTGGATCCTCGAACGCGTCGCCGGCACCGGCTCGCGCGAATTGTTCACCCTGTGCGTGCTGGCCATCGCGCTGGGCGTGGCGTTCGGTTCGGCCGAACTGTTCGGCGTGTCGTTCGCGCTGGGCGCGTTCTTCGCCGGCATGATGCTCAACGAATCCGAGTTCAGCCATCAGGCCGCCAACGAGACCCTGCCGCTGCGCGAGGCGTTCGCGGTGCTGTTCTTCGTCTCCGTCGGCATGCTGTTCGACCCGCAGATCCTGCTCAAGGAACCGCTGGAAGTGCTGGCGGTTTTCGCGATCATCGTGATCGGCAAGTCGGTCGCGGCCTACGCCCTGGTGCGCGCGTTCGGCAAGCCGAACTCGACCGCGCTGATGATCTCCGCCAGCCTCGCCCAGATCGGCGAGTTCTCCTTCATCCTCGCCGGCCTCGGCATGGACCTGGAGATCCTGCCGAAGGAAGGCCACGACCTGATCCTGGCCGGCGCGCTGCTGTCGATCGTGGTCAACCCGCTGCTGTTCGCGTGGCTGGACCGCAAGAACGCGCGCGAAGCCGCCGCGGCGCAGGAAGCCCGCGGCGAAGACGCGCCGCCGGTGCCGGCCGACATCGACAACCACGTGATCCTGATCGGCTACGGCCGCGTCGGCAGCGAGCTGGCCCGCCTGCTCGGCGAGCACAAGGTGCCGATGGTGGTCATCGACGGCGAGGAAAGCCTGATCGCCAAGGCGCGCGCGGCCGGTTTGCCGGCGATCCTGGGCAACGCGGTCCACGAGCGGGTGCTGCGCGAAGCGGTGCCCGAGCGCGCGACCACGGCGATGCTGGCGATCCCGCAGGCGCTGGAGGCCGGCGAGATCATCGCCAAGCTGCGCGAGATCAATCCGGGCCTGAGCATCGTCGCGCGCGCGCACAGCGACAACGAGGTCAAGCACCTGATCGAGCACGGCGCCGACGGCGCGGTGATGGCCGAGCGCGAGTTGGCGCACAGCCTGGCGGAGATGGTCATGGCCGCGCCGGTGTACCGCGGCGAACGCCACCTGCCGCCGTCGACGGCGCTGGTGTGA